From Portunus trituberculatus isolate SZX2019 chromosome 50, ASM1759143v1, whole genome shotgun sequence, the proteins below share one genomic window:
- the LOC123500023 gene encoding peritrophin-44-like, with protein MDPRSLLLLALAFVPASFTQTCTNQDACLVSCEGCTGITMVHDPINCHRFYYCNDDQLLTDSPFECPNGQEFNPQTHACEADLDGEECRPPCASKGECHYNCQPGDPLIASLYDCGTYYVCDDEGNFGLPKTCPPERPFFDGTECQTNETLCCHCHGYCFPGDEGRLVVDPKDCRRYYICVTEGVPVYSGTCDKGEHFDAVSRQCSTEAPCRTMCRNVIGADGCIENFTCRGKGEFAKCPNKCFPEYYNCLEFSDTYAPAVLCRNDNYVFDPEELECVHEDRCSIN; from the exons ATGGATCCACGATCGCTCCTCCTGTTGGCGCTAGctttt GTTCCTGCCTCTTTCACGCAAACCTGCACCAACCAAGATGCGTGTCTAGTAAGCTGCGAGGGTTGTACTGGCATCACCATGGTCCATGACCCTATCAACTGCCACCGCTTCTATTACTGTAATGATGACCAGCTGCTTACCGACAGTCCCTTTGAATGTCCGAATGGACAAGAGTTTAATCCACAGACTCATGCATGCGAAGCTGATTTGGACGGAGAGGAATGCAGGCCTCCTTGCGCCTCCAAGGGAGAGTGCCACTACAATTGCCAGCCAGGTGATCCACTGATCGCTTCACTCTATGACTGTGGGACATACTATGTATGTGACGATGAGGGCAACTTTGGACTTCCAAAGACTTGTCCCCCTGAGAGACCATTCTTTGACGGAACGGAGTGTCAGACAAATGAGACTCTCTGCTGTCACTGCCACGGCTACTGTTTCCCAGGTGATGAAGGCAGATTGGTGGTGGATCCCAAAGACTGCCGCAGATATTATATATGTGTCACTGAAGGAGTGCCGGTCTACTCTGGAACCTGCGACAAAGGAGAACATTTCGATGCCGTTTCCCGACAGTGTTCGACAGAAGCGCCCTGCCGCACGATGTGTCGCAATGTGATCGGTGCCGATGGCTGCATTGAAAATTTTACCTgccgaggaaaaggagaattcGCCAAGTGCCCAAATAAATGTTTCCCCGAGTACTATAACTGCTTGGAGTTTAGCGACACCTATGCCCCAGCAGTACTTTGTCGCAACGACAATTACGTGTTTGATCCCGAGGAACTTGAATGTGTTCATGAGGATCGTTGCAGCATAAACTAA